Genomic DNA from Vicia villosa cultivar HV-30 ecotype Madison, WI unplaced genomic scaffold, Vvil1.0 ctg.000089F_1_1, whole genome shotgun sequence:
TCAAACCCAGAAAACTAGAAAGATGAAGTTCCTAGGCCTAATGAAGAGTATCCAGCAGCTCTCATCTCCTTTAGTGTTGAGGACAACCAGTCCAAACCCTCATAAAGGCCGTCGCCCTTAAGTGCACAAGTGCTTTGTATGTGCCATTTTCTATTTTTGAGATCAAAGAGACCTAATCCATCACATACTTCCCTTGCCGTCATCGCTCCTCTCTGGAAAAGAATATGATAACATTTTATTATAACCAGGCTTTAAAATAAGGCAAAACCTTGCCCCAAAGTAGTTTGTTCAAGAGGAGTGATCAGCTAACAATACAAGGATATCAATGATCATACAAAAGAGCAGGTGTTTTTTGACAGTTAGAAGTTCCATTTATGAAACTTGACACATTGGGAACGGAAACAGTGTCGGTCATGCTCACACGGAGAAGATAGCAAGGAGAATTTAAGTTGTATGCAAGTATGAGTTTAACTTGAACGtgcaattcaaaaatcacaaattcCACCAAAATGTGAAAAACCAAAACTATAAGTCTCACTAGAAGAAAAAAATTAGTAGTCGAGCAGAATTTTGGACAGACAAGAAGAAAACAAAGTTTATCAATAGAAAATGCTAAGAAAATGGAAAACTGTTTGTTGTTTTAATACATTTTTGTGTGCcttgaatttttaaaaatgttaagtTACACTGTGTTGTTGATGGAAGATGGCGGTCCATGGTTGTTAGTAACTAGTAACCCAACTCAAGAGATAAGAGAAAAGTATTATTAATGATAAAAGAAACTATTATAGAGAATAAATTCTCTATAGTCCCAGAGAATAAATTCAATATTATAAGTGGAGTCCTACCATGAAGTTATGGAAAGAGTGATTGACCGCATATTAAGAAAAGAGTCTCAAGTTACTGAAAATCGATTTGATTTTATGCTTGAGAGGTCGGCCATGGAAGTGATCTATCTACTACGACGTGTGATGAAGCAATATCGAGAACTAACAAGACTTGCACCTAATTTTCATTGACTTTGAAAAGGAGTATGATAGAGTGCCTAGAGAGATTTTGTGGAAAGCTCTAGTGAAGAAAGGGGTTAGAATTGCCTATATTTGAACTATACAAGATATGTATGAATGGATATCGACTAGTGTGTGGACACATAGTGGAAAGACGGAAGATTTCCCATTACAATAGGAGTGCACCAAGGTTCAACTCTAAGCCCCTacctttttactttaattttggaTGTACCCACATAACACATCCAAGAGCTAATAACGAGATGTATGTTTTTTGCACATAATATAGTCCTACTTGGAGAGGTCGGAGACTTGGAGACAAGTCTTAGAAACGCATGGTTTTGACTAAGCAAAAGTAAAACATAGTATGTGGAATATAAGTTCATCAAAAGGAAAAGTGTTTCTAACCTAGAGGTGAAAGTTGGAAACCATATAAGAGAAACTATTAtgaaagatctcgagattaacgcATTGGATAAAAAAGTGGTCTTAAatagaacattatggcggaaTTCGATCAATGTAGCCgaccccacttagtgggataagacttGATTGGATGGTTGGTTGATAATCCTAGGATAAAGCTCCTCgaaggaagaaaaaaaattcttCCTTTGCCCAACCCTAAGATTCTAGTACAAAATGATATTGAATCTTTCCGTCTCACACACACCATATACTCCCTCTCACGTGTAACTCCTTTCACTATCTGTAACTTTCCAGCTCAGCATTCCCTCTCTCTATTTGGGTTTTTCTCTTAATGGGTCATACTAATGTCACCCTATTCTAATAAACGCTCCACGACCGCAAAAATATTTGCAACAAATTGGTATTGATAGATGTCAATACCGATACCGTTATTCCTTGTTTTTATGTTAatgaacaaattatggttaattcaCACCGCAATATTGACAGAGAATAAATTCCCCATTATCCCAAAGCAAAGCTCCTCAAATGAAGAAGAAATTCTCCCTTTGCCCAACCCAATCCTAAGGTTCTAGTACAAAATGATATTGAATCTCCTTTATCTTTCCCTCCCACACACCCCATATACTCCCTCTCACGTGTAACTCATTCCACTATCTCTACCTAACTTGTCAGCACAGCATTCTCCCTCTCTCTATTTGGGTCTTTCTCTTAATGGATCCTATTAATGGCGGAGTCAACATACCATCAACTTTGTAACGCAGAGCCAAAAACCCGCAATATTGACTGATATTTACCAATGCGACAAGTCCAAAAACCGCCACTATATCCGCTATGGCTGATAGTCAATAACTTTAGGACACAAGAGTATTGGAAAAAGTTACACTTGGGTATTCACTAACCTACCTCAAGATATAAAGAAATTACACTCAAGTTGGAATGTCCTAAAGcaagttttttttcttataaCTTTTTTAGACAGCAGAAAgcaaaaaaataaatcaatacaGATGCTGCAGCAAGATCAAAATTGAGTCAGAATGATCACACGGAGGACCAGTTATAGGAATTACACAGACAGTATAGATATAGATTTGTCAAGCTTACTAAGTTTCATATTTCTCTTATTATCTAAGCTACCTATCAGCTATTTGCAGGGAAAAAGAATTGTGTTATTTAGTACTCCCTAATCCACTAGTTCCTTATTTATTGTATAGAACGGTGGGTAactcaaatgagacacttataATAAGACTGAGGGAGTACCGGCCACACAAATGTTGGAGGGAAAATTGAAATATAGGAAAAATACAAAGATTTCTTTAGATAAACATTGAAATTTAGGAAGAATACAAATATCTCTTTAGATGCAAATTCAGGAGCAAAAGGTGCAGAATTGTTTTTATGCCAACGAGCATTATATAGGGAAAGAAATCCTAAACCTTCCAACAAAATTCCAAACATTGCAACTATTTGAATGCCTGATATAAAACCTGCCTTATTTGCAATGTTGGCATTGGTAAATGCATTAGTTATAGCACATTCTCCTAACTCTAATAGTATTAAAAAATGTCAACCAGTTCACATACTTAGAGTTTGGGTTAATCTTTACAGGTCATTCAGAAAAAAGAAGTAGAACACATGTCAAGAAGATACACATACCAAGTCCTGTTTGTTGGCTAACACCAAGATGACACTGTTGAGCATAAATGGATCATTTATAATATTCTGCACGTAATCCATAGATAAGTTCAAAGTCTGAAGGGAATATcatggtgtgtgtgtgtgtgcagtAAGTTTTTTACTCCATCACCTGAAATTCTTGCTTTGCTTTCCCAATTCTCTCGCGGTCCAAACTATCAACAACATAGATCTGCATAAACAAGCACATATGTATCAACCTTGATACATTAGACCCGTATCCTGTCTTTTCAGTCCGATATAGAAAATACGAATGCTTGTAGCAAAAGGAAAATTTTACAAACCAAATGACACAGAGAAATCAATGCTTACCAAGCCATCCGTGTTGTTAAAGTAATGCCTCCAGAGTGCCCTCAATTTCTCCTGACCTCCAACATCCCAAACGGTGAAAATAACATTCTTATATTGAACCTTCTCTACATTGAAACCTACAATGCATACAGACTAATAAGCCTCAAGAAACGCATGGGTTATTTCTAACTATAATTCTCCTTCTCTTAACCAAACCAGCCACAGATATTTTCAGTACAATTAATTACATAAGCCAAAATCTCTTTCATCACGCGAACGAAAACGAACTCCATCATAAAGAAATCCGGTACAATAACATGTCAACATCACAGTCAAGAGGATAATAAAACACCTCAACTCACAAACATATTCAAAACAGACAAAGAAACAACCCACCAAGTAGATAATAACCAACAAAAAGAAGCTAATAAATATTCCACTATAACTGCTAAAACAACTTCATTAGCATTAATTAACAACAAGATATGTATCTTTAAGAAATTTTAACAAAGGaaacaataaattttattatGAGTTTAATAAAACCAACCAATTGTAGGAACTGTGGATAAAACTTCTCCAATGTGAAGCTTGTAAAGTATAGTTGTTTTTCCAGCAGCATCAAGACCAAGCATGACAACCTAAACCACATCAAATTGaacaattaaacaaaacaaaCCTATAACCATATTGCAAATAGAACTATATTAACAATTcgagaaaaaaattaaactttacTAATCCTAGGTACAAGTTAATAATAATCAAGCACAAAATCAGCATCATTacgaaaaaaaatacatttattgttcttatattattaatttacaaaaaaaaaaaaaacaatttttaaaaaagtgAGATTGAGAAGGAAGAGAATGGTTACCCGCATCTCGGTATTGCCGAAGAAGGTATCGAAAAGCTTGCGAAAAGCTTGACCCATGAGA
This window encodes:
- the LOC131623950 gene encoding uncharacterized protein LOC131623950, yielding MGQAFRKLFDTFFGNTEMRVVMLGLDAAGKTTILYKLHIGEVLSTVPTIGFNVEKVQYKNVIFTVWDVGGQEKLRALWRHYFNNTDGLIYVVDSLDRERIGKAKQEFQNIINDPFMLNSVILVLANKQDLRGAMTAREVCDGLGLFDLKNRKWHIQSTCALKGDGLYEGLDWLSSTLKEMRAAGYSSLGLGTSSF